From Pleurodeles waltl isolate 20211129_DDA chromosome 1_1, aPleWal1.hap1.20221129, whole genome shotgun sequence, a single genomic window includes:
- the S100Z gene encoding protein S100-Z, with amino-acid sequence MPTQLETAMDTLIRIFHHYSGKEGDKYKLNKGELKLLLHSELTDFLACQKDPQLVDKIMNDLDSNRDNEVDFNEFVVLVAALTVACNDFFEEQLKKKGK; translated from the exons ATGCCTACACAACTGGAGACCGCAATGGATACCTTGATCCGCATCTTTCACCATTACTCTGGAAAAGAGGGGGACAAATACAAGCTCAACAAGGGAGAACTGAAGCTGCTCCTGCACAGCGAGCTGACTGATTTCCTGGCG tGTCAAAAGGATCCACAGCTGGTTGACAAGATTATGAACGATCTCGATTCCAATAGGGACAACGAAGTGGATTTTAATGAGTTTGTCGTTCTGGTTGCTGCTCTGACTGTAGCCTGCAATGACTTTTTCGAAGAGCAActaaagaaaaagggaaagtag